In Chryseobacterium sp. C-71, the genomic window CTTGGTCTGAGATTTTAGTGTTATGACATGTAGCACACTGTTTTAATATTTCTATGCTATCCTTTAAATTAGATGTCAATTGAATTTGATAAGTCCTCTTATTCTCTAATTCAACATTTCTGTCTCGCAAAATATCTTCATGTAGATCAAGATATTTATCCATACAAATAATCAGCCTAAACTCATCAATATCTTCTAATTCAACCTCGTCCATAAAAGGGGCTAAAGTGGAATTATCTTGTAGTAAGAAATTGGCCAATAGAATGGCTTGGCTGTATTCATTATCTAAATATACTAGGCTTCCCTCAGATTTTGGTGGAAAGCCAAAAGAATCCTCATGAATTAATTTATCTGCATACTCATCATAATGCAAAAAACGAGTTTTGAAAAAAGGTAAACTTAATAGTTCATTTTCTCCTGATGAATAACCTAATATATACTTAGGAAGGAGTAATTGAATTTCTTTTTTACCAAGGGGTGTTATCTTATTTGAATAGTCTTCCCTATTTACCCATTCAAATATTGGAGTTTTACCTATTTCTTTTAAAATTCTAATATGAGCTTTTACTTGGTTTATAGGAATCTTAGGTAAATCACTTACAGATTTATCCATTAAATCAATTGCGATTGGCATGAAATATTCCAATTCAAAAGCATCTACCACACAAACACGATTGTCAAATCCTTTTGCATTTTCTTCGCTTTTTAAAAATCCGTTTGGTAAGTAATCATTGTACATGCAGTCCAAATGATAAAATATATTGGCTAATGCCTCTAATATATTTGACTTACCACTACCATTTCTACCAGCTAGAATATTGGGGTTGAAATCATGAGCTAATTGATAGTCAAAATCTCTTAAGAAATAGATTTCAAAACCACTTTGCAGTGACCTGAAACCTTCGGGTGTATTTACTTTAAACCTTAAAAGCTTCATCTGTTAATTTTAATTTTATGGTTTTATCATCTTCATCAAAAACTTGCTCAATTATTGGTTGCTTGGCTCCGATAAATCGGAATATAATGTTTTTCCAATTTTCATAAGTAAACTCAAAACCTGTTCCTCGCAAGATGTAGCTGCTTGCATATCGTTCTAATTCGGGCAAAGTAAAAGTTCTATCAGGAAAACCTTGCGTCAGAATGAATTGATAGAAATAATCTTTGTCCATTTTGAAAAATTCAATTCCTTTTGTTGCATCATCATCTTCAGGATACCCCAGATATTGACGAATACTCACATTACGAATATCCTTTACTCTATTTGAAGGCACTTCTCCAGTTGGTAAATTATGCTCAAATGAGTCGATTAATTCATCAAATTGTTCTTCGGTTAAATCTTCTTTCACTGCTTCCAAGTCTTCTTTTTTTAAATCTTCCATATCTGAAATATCTACTTTACTTAAATCTAGTTCCCCATTAAATGCTCTTTGGCTGGTGCTTCCATAAAGGTTTTCAAGTTCCTTTAGACTATTCTTTAATTGCTTTTTTATTATTTCAACTTGTTCAACAATTAATTTGAAATCATTTTGTTTTTTCGGATCAACTATTGGAATTTGTATTCTACGAACCGCATCCTTTGTAATTGTTTTAGTAACAGCACCTTTCACATTTCTCATTATACTACTTTTACCTAGTGGAGTAGTAAGGAAACGGTATATAAAAACTGGCTCGAAAGCTTCTTTCAGCCTTAATAAAAACGCATTCATTCCAAGTGAAACAGGTCTATTTAATACAGGCATCAAATAAACATTTCCAGCACTTCCAATTTTCGTAATTATAATTTCATTTCCGAATATTTTAGATTTCGACAAATAATTATATTCTTCCTCATTTAAGTAACGACAATCTGAATCAAAATCATTTTTTTCAAGGTCGGTGGTTCGAACCATCAATGCAAAATCCTTTTCAGTTTTAATTGTAATTTTTGCATTTAAACTTTCATAACTACCATTTGCATGATAGTCTGCAAGTAATTCAATTGCCTGACCAAGTGGTATCCAATTTTCTTTATTTTTTTCGGCTAATTCATCTTTGAACATTTCCATGAATGTTGAATTCAAAAGATCATCCACCAAAGCAATACTTTCTCTTCTCATTTGTATTAACTCGTCACATTTAGAAAGCACCTTGGATATTTGCATTTGATATTCAATAGATTTCGGAAACCGAATTTTTATTGAACGAATATTTTCATTATTTAAGATTGGTAGTAATGCATTTCTAGCTCTGCTTTGAAGAAGTTCCTTATTAGATTTCAACCAATAGTA contains:
- a CDS encoding restriction system-associated AAA family ATPase, which encodes MKLLRFKVNTPEGFRSLQSGFEIYFLRDFDYQLAHDFNPNILAGRNGSGKSNILEALANIFYHLDCMYNDYLPNGFLKSEENAKGFDNRVCVVDAFELEYFMPIAIDLMDKSVSDLPKIPINQVKAHIRILKEIGKTPIFEWVNREDYSNKITPLGKKEIQLLLPKYILGYSSGENELLSLPFFKTRFLHYDEYADKLIHEDSFGFPPKSEGSLVYLDNEYSQAILLANFLLQDNSTLAPFMDEVELEDIDEFRLIICMDKYLDLHEDILRDRNVELENKRTYQIQLTSNLKDSIEILKQCATCHNTKISDQENGEEVKEFLILDFKVTEATKAAFRFHFANEEYNQPLQLFQLFQILLELNAYVSSNDDKKRVYQSKNIFINHDINPIPLEDNRILRFKNLWIKKKGLSKPLFTKELSDGEHQFLHSLGLCLLFKNESCLFLLDEPETHFNPDWKAKFISSIRHCFALEESNIMREMLITTHSPYLVSDSESKYVHVFVKDNETKKVSCGFPEFQTLGASVNKITIEIFKTPITIGKYAYTFLSDIEKRFEDGENREKLIEELQSMLGDSVEKTLLIHKMLK
- a CDS encoding restriction endonuclease subunit S; the encoded protein is MEIIQKTIREIETLIKTGKTPPSKVERFYGGDINWYTPGDLDKGKFLGKSNRTITKAAIDENKATMLPKNTVVIGAIGDIGKIAITSIESSTNQQITAIRTNEEVYFEFFYYWLKSNKELLQSRARNALLPILNNENIRSIKIRFPKSIEYQMQISKVLSKCDELIQMRRESIALVDDLLNSTFMEMFKDELAEKNKENWIPLGQAIELLADYHANGSYESLNAKITIKTEKDFALMVRTTDLEKNDFDSDCRYLNEEEYNYLSKSKIFGNEIIITKIGSAGNVYLMPVLNRPVSLGMNAFLLRLKEAFEPVFIYRFLTTPLGKSSIMRNVKGAVTKTITKDAVRRIQIPIVDPKKQNDFKLIVEQVEIIKKQLKNSLKELENLYGSTSQRAFNGELDLSKVDISDMEDLKKEDLEAVKEDLTEEQFDELIDSFEHNLPTGEVPSNRVKDIRNVSIRQYLGYPEDDDATKGIEFFKMDKDYFYQFILTQGFPDRTFTLPELERYASSYILRGTGFEFTYENWKNIIFRFIGAKQPIIEQVFDEDDKTIKLKLTDEAFKV